In a single window of the Nicotiana tomentosiformis chromosome 8, ASM39032v3, whole genome shotgun sequence genome:
- the LOC104099038 gene encoding heterogeneous nuclear ribonucleoprotein Q isoform X1, translating into MPPKAVRKTPIGSGSKRGGRTARGTTKSQAKTELKTEEVVEEKPELKTVEPEPKEKTVEPVAEDRAETEMEAKSVENGAVSEKKEDDVKESVDQYEKGERLDLEDNDPEYEPEEYGTVDYDEGEMEHDDIQEEGDEIEEEPEEGDVGEEEEGDDVEEEEGDMVGDVHEEIEGDEEDDHAGKEHVEMVDAAEEEEHHEVVKERRKRKEFEIFVGGLDKDATDDDLRKVFSKVGEVTEVRLMMNSQTKKNKGFAFLRFATVEQAKRACTELKNPVVNGKQCGVSPSQDNDTLFLGNVCKSWTKEALKEKLKHYGIDNIEDLTLVEDTNNEGMNRGFAFLEFSSRSEAMDAFKRLQKRDVMFGVDRPAKVSFEDSFIDPGDEIMAQVKTVFVDGLSASWDEDRVQELLKEYGKIEKVELARNMPSAKRKDFGFVTFDTHDTAVTCAKSINNEELGEGDNKVKVRARLSRPLQRGRGKYGGRGDLRPRHMPLRGLRAPWGRTVPHSRPIRGTRVSTRLPPVVGRGFKRPATLRDRRAVMALPPRGRPMAPPPSRSYERRPPVPSYSKSSLKREYGRREEIPPPRSRALAEYPSRVHSDRRASYRDEYSSRSSGYPEMPRGTHSAGRRAYVDDGYGQRFERPPPSYRDGRGREYDSMSGSKRPYSAVDDVHPRYAEAGVRHSRARLDYELGSGSGSQYGDAYGDSRLGRSSLGYGGSRSSLSNQDSHGMYSSSRQGMNYGGGSYGGSDGDGMYSSSYGGDYMSRGSDVGSSLYSSRSMGGSGYMGSGGSGSYY; encoded by the exons ATGCCTCCGAAAGCAGTAAGAAAGACACCTATTGGATCTGGATCCAAAAGAGGTGGCCGTACAGCTCGTGGGACCACAAAGTCTCAGGCAAAGACCGAATTGAAGACGGAGGAGGTCGTTGAGGAAAAGCCCGAATTGAAAACCGTTGAACCGGAGCCCAAGGAGAAAACCGTGGAACCAGTGGCCGAGGACCGGGCCGAAACTGAGATGGAAGCGAAATCTGTGGAGAACGGGGCGGTTTCGGAGAAGA AGGAGGACGATGTGAAAGAGTCAGTCGATCAGTATGAAAAAGGTGAGCGATTAGATTTGGAGGATAATGACCCTGAATATGAACCTGAAGAGTATGGAACGGTTGATTATGACGAGGGAGAAATGGAACATGATGACATTCAGGAAGAGGGAGATGAAATAGAGGAAGAACCTGAAGAGGGAGATGTTGGTGAAGAGGAAGAGGGTGATGATGTTGAAGAGGAAGAGGGTGATATGGTTGGAGATGTTCACGAGGAAATTGAAGGTGATGAAGAAGATGATCATGCTGGGAAGGAGCATGTTGAGATGGTTGATGCAGCCGAGGAGGAAGAACATCATGAAGTTGTTAAAGAAAGGCGTAAGCGGAAGGAATTTGAAATATTTGTTGGTGGCTTGGACAAGGATGCCACTGATGACGATCTCAGAAAGGTCTTCAGTAAAGTTGGTGAGGTTACCGAAGTGAGGCTTATGATGAATTCTCAGACAAAGAAGAATAAAGGATTTGCATTCCTGAGATTTGCCACTGTAGAACAAGCAAAACGAGCTTGTACCGAGCTGAAAAATCCAGTG GTTAATGGCAAACAATGTGGTGTTTCTCCGAGTCAAGACAATGATACTCTGTTTTTGGGTAACGTATGCAAGTCCTGGACAAAAGAAGCT TTAAAAGAGAAGCTGAAGCATTATGGTATTGACAATATTGAGGATTTGACATTGGTCGAAGACACTAATAATGAAGGAATGAATCGGGGATTTGCTTTCTTGGAGTTCTCTTCACGTTCGGAAGCCATGGATGCTTTTAAGCGGTTACAGAAGAGAGATGTTATGTTTGGAGTTGATAGGCCTGCAAAGGTGTCTTTTGAGGATTCATTCATCGATCCTGGTGATGAAATCATGGCACAG GTTAAAACAGTGTTTGTTGATGGTCTTTCGGCATCTTGGGACGAGGATCGCGTGCAGGAACTTCTTAAAGAATATGGGAAGATTGAAAAAGTTGAGCTTGCCAGAAATATGCCTTCAGCCAAGAGAAAGGACTTTGGATTTGTCACCTTTGACACACATGATACTGCAGTTACATGTGCTAAAAGCATTAATAACGAGGAATTGGGTGAAGGAGATAACAAG GTTAAAGTTAGGGCCAGATTATCAAGACCCCTTCAGAGGGGCAGAGGAAAATATGGTGGAAGAGGAGATTTACGACCTAGGCATATGCCTCTGCGTGGTCTCCGTGCCCCTTGGGGTCGTACAGTTCCACATAGTCGCCCTATTCGAGGGACTAGAGTTAGTACACGTTTGCCTCCTGTAGTTGGTCGTGGTTTTAAACGACCAGCAACATTGAGAGATAGACGGGCAGTGATGGCTTTACCTCCTAGGGGCAGGCCCATGGCTCCACCACCTAGCAGGTCATATGAACGGAGACCACCTG TTCCCTCGTATTCAAAGAGTAGCTTGAAGAGGGAATATGGACGGCGCGAGGAAATCCCTCCTCCTAGAAGCAGAGCACTAGCTGAGTATCCTTCGAGGGTTCATTCTGACAGACGTGCATCATATAGGGATGAATATTCTTCTCGCAGCTCTGGTTACCCTGAAATGCCTAGAGGTACTCACTCTGCAGGAAGGAGAGCTTATGTTGATGATGGATACGGACAACGGTTTGAAAGGCCTCCTCCATCTTACCGCGATGGACGTGGTCGTGAATATGACTCTATGTCCGGTTCAAAACGTCCATACAGTGCAGTG GATGATGTTCATCCCCGCTATGCTGAGGCAGGAGTGCGCCATTCTCGCGCTCGTTTGGATTATGAACTTGGGAGCGGGAGTGGTTCTCAATATGGAGATGCATATGGTGACAG TAGACTTGGGAGATCAAGTCTTGGATATGGTGGCAGCAGGAGCTCCCTATCTAATCAAGATTCTCATGGGATGTATAGTAGCAGTCGTCAGGGTATGAACTATGGTGGAG GCTCCTATGGTGGAAGTGATGGAGATGGAATGTATTCATCCAGCTATGGTGGTGATTACATGTCTCGTGGCAGTGAT GTTGGCTCCTCGCTTTATTCTAGTCGTAGTATGGGTGGCAGTGGTTATATGGGAAGTGGTGGGTCTGGTTCTTACTACTAA
- the LOC104099038 gene encoding heterogeneous nuclear ribonucleoprotein Q isoform X2 produces MPPKAVRKTPIGSGSKRGGRTARGTTKSQAKTELKTEEVVEEKPELKTVEPEPKEKTVEPVAEDRAETEMEAKSVENGAVSEKKEDDVKESVDQYEKGERLDLEDNDPEYEPEEYGTVDYDEGEMEHDDIQEEGDEIEEEPEEGDVGEEEEGDDVEEEEGDMVGDVHEEIEGDEEDDHAGKEHVEMVDAAEEEEHHEVVKERRKRKEFEIFVGGLDKDATDDDLRKVFSKVGEVTEVRLMMNSQTKKNKGFAFLRFATVEQAKRACTELKNPVVNGKQCGVSPSQDNDTLFLGNVCKSWTKEALKEKLKHYGIDNIEDLTLVEDTNNEGMNRGFAFLEFSSRSEAMDAFKRLQKRDVMFGVDRPAKVSFEDSFIDPGDEIMAQVKTVFVDGLSASWDEDRVQELLKEYGKIEKVELARNMPSAKRKDFGFVTFDTHDTAVTCAKSINNEELGEGDNKVKVRARLSRPLQRGRGKYGGRGDLRPRHMPLRGLRAPWGRTVPHSRPIRGTRVSTRLPPVVGRGFKRPATLRDRRAVMALPPRGRPMAPPPSRSYERRPPVPSYSKSSLKREYGRREEIPPPRSRALAEYPSRVHSDRRASYRDEYSSRSSGYPEMPRGTHSAGRRAYVDDGYGQRFERPPPSYRDGRGREYDSMSGSKRPYSAVDDVHPRYAEAGVRHSRARLDYELGSGSGSQYGDAYGDRLGRSSLGYGGSRSSLSNQDSHGMYSSSRQGMNYGGGSYGGSDGDGMYSSSYGGDYMSRGSDVGSSLYSSRSMGGSGYMGSGGSGSYY; encoded by the exons ATGCCTCCGAAAGCAGTAAGAAAGACACCTATTGGATCTGGATCCAAAAGAGGTGGCCGTACAGCTCGTGGGACCACAAAGTCTCAGGCAAAGACCGAATTGAAGACGGAGGAGGTCGTTGAGGAAAAGCCCGAATTGAAAACCGTTGAACCGGAGCCCAAGGAGAAAACCGTGGAACCAGTGGCCGAGGACCGGGCCGAAACTGAGATGGAAGCGAAATCTGTGGAGAACGGGGCGGTTTCGGAGAAGA AGGAGGACGATGTGAAAGAGTCAGTCGATCAGTATGAAAAAGGTGAGCGATTAGATTTGGAGGATAATGACCCTGAATATGAACCTGAAGAGTATGGAACGGTTGATTATGACGAGGGAGAAATGGAACATGATGACATTCAGGAAGAGGGAGATGAAATAGAGGAAGAACCTGAAGAGGGAGATGTTGGTGAAGAGGAAGAGGGTGATGATGTTGAAGAGGAAGAGGGTGATATGGTTGGAGATGTTCACGAGGAAATTGAAGGTGATGAAGAAGATGATCATGCTGGGAAGGAGCATGTTGAGATGGTTGATGCAGCCGAGGAGGAAGAACATCATGAAGTTGTTAAAGAAAGGCGTAAGCGGAAGGAATTTGAAATATTTGTTGGTGGCTTGGACAAGGATGCCACTGATGACGATCTCAGAAAGGTCTTCAGTAAAGTTGGTGAGGTTACCGAAGTGAGGCTTATGATGAATTCTCAGACAAAGAAGAATAAAGGATTTGCATTCCTGAGATTTGCCACTGTAGAACAAGCAAAACGAGCTTGTACCGAGCTGAAAAATCCAGTG GTTAATGGCAAACAATGTGGTGTTTCTCCGAGTCAAGACAATGATACTCTGTTTTTGGGTAACGTATGCAAGTCCTGGACAAAAGAAGCT TTAAAAGAGAAGCTGAAGCATTATGGTATTGACAATATTGAGGATTTGACATTGGTCGAAGACACTAATAATGAAGGAATGAATCGGGGATTTGCTTTCTTGGAGTTCTCTTCACGTTCGGAAGCCATGGATGCTTTTAAGCGGTTACAGAAGAGAGATGTTATGTTTGGAGTTGATAGGCCTGCAAAGGTGTCTTTTGAGGATTCATTCATCGATCCTGGTGATGAAATCATGGCACAG GTTAAAACAGTGTTTGTTGATGGTCTTTCGGCATCTTGGGACGAGGATCGCGTGCAGGAACTTCTTAAAGAATATGGGAAGATTGAAAAAGTTGAGCTTGCCAGAAATATGCCTTCAGCCAAGAGAAAGGACTTTGGATTTGTCACCTTTGACACACATGATACTGCAGTTACATGTGCTAAAAGCATTAATAACGAGGAATTGGGTGAAGGAGATAACAAG GTTAAAGTTAGGGCCAGATTATCAAGACCCCTTCAGAGGGGCAGAGGAAAATATGGTGGAAGAGGAGATTTACGACCTAGGCATATGCCTCTGCGTGGTCTCCGTGCCCCTTGGGGTCGTACAGTTCCACATAGTCGCCCTATTCGAGGGACTAGAGTTAGTACACGTTTGCCTCCTGTAGTTGGTCGTGGTTTTAAACGACCAGCAACATTGAGAGATAGACGGGCAGTGATGGCTTTACCTCCTAGGGGCAGGCCCATGGCTCCACCACCTAGCAGGTCATATGAACGGAGACCACCTG TTCCCTCGTATTCAAAGAGTAGCTTGAAGAGGGAATATGGACGGCGCGAGGAAATCCCTCCTCCTAGAAGCAGAGCACTAGCTGAGTATCCTTCGAGGGTTCATTCTGACAGACGTGCATCATATAGGGATGAATATTCTTCTCGCAGCTCTGGTTACCCTGAAATGCCTAGAGGTACTCACTCTGCAGGAAGGAGAGCTTATGTTGATGATGGATACGGACAACGGTTTGAAAGGCCTCCTCCATCTTACCGCGATGGACGTGGTCGTGAATATGACTCTATGTCCGGTTCAAAACGTCCATACAGTGCAGTG GATGATGTTCATCCCCGCTATGCTGAGGCAGGAGTGCGCCATTCTCGCGCTCGTTTGGATTATGAACTTGGGAGCGGGAGTGGTTCTCAATATGGAGATGCATATGGTGACAG ACTTGGGAGATCAAGTCTTGGATATGGTGGCAGCAGGAGCTCCCTATCTAATCAAGATTCTCATGGGATGTATAGTAGCAGTCGTCAGGGTATGAACTATGGTGGAG GCTCCTATGGTGGAAGTGATGGAGATGGAATGTATTCATCCAGCTATGGTGGTGATTACATGTCTCGTGGCAGTGAT GTTGGCTCCTCGCTTTATTCTAGTCGTAGTATGGGTGGCAGTGGTTATATGGGAAGTGGTGGGTCTGGTTCTTACTACTAA